Proteins co-encoded in one Candidatus Kapaibacterium sp. genomic window:
- a CDS encoding DUF3341 domain-containing protein, with product MVAKPKPLAVMGNYKDPDALLQAVVEIRKAGYRHFEVYTPYPIHGLEQAMGLQRSRLSYISLFGGLAGLGTALLLQWWTGAVDYPLNIGGKPFFAWEFSVPVNFELTVLFTAFATVIGFLWLCRLPRWYSDYQHDAGFRAATDDTFVVSIESRDPLFSIEETRALLERLGAESVRLVEA from the coding sequence ATGGTAGCGAAGCCCAAACCTCTAGCCGTCATGGGGAACTACAAGGACCCTGATGCCCTGCTACAAGCCGTGGTAGAGATCCGCAAGGCAGGCTACCGGCACTTTGAGGTCTACACGCCGTATCCTATCCACGGGCTGGAGCAGGCAATGGGATTGCAGCGTAGTCGGCTATCTTACATTTCTCTGTTTGGTGGGTTGGCTGGTTTAGGAACAGCCCTCTTACTGCAGTGGTGGACTGGCGCCGTTGACTACCCCCTCAACATCGGTGGGAAGCCCTTTTTTGCATGGGAATTCTCCGTTCCGGTCAACTTTGAGCTAACCGTCCTCTTTACGGCATTTGCCACAGTCATTGGCTTCCTCTGGTTGTGCCGGCTACCTCGCTGGTACTCGGACTACCAGCATGATGCTGGCTTCCGGGCTGCAACGGACGACACGTTCGTTGTGAGTATAGAGAGTCGTGACCCGCTGTTCTCCATAGAGGAGACCCGAGCGCTCTTAGAGCGTCTTGGAGCAGAGAGTGTGCGCTTAGTCGAGGCGTAG
- a CDS encoding cytochrome c → MEAFRRIRWWYIPIGIVGIAFVGFWILVFSGQKTWFSEHPPLQIISDMDDQFRVDPLEASRFFADRSSFRIPPEHTVPRDARSYPLGQADVTKAEELFPQAPFPVNDYVLAYGRNRYDIFCSPCHGVDGKGNGPVVQRGFVAPPDLTRPQAQAYSDARIFHVISAGQNIMPSYASKLAEPERWAIVYYIRQLQRTASGASAAQLSVPAPQHQ, encoded by the coding sequence ATGGAAGCGTTCCGTCGGATTCGGTGGTGGTACATCCCGATCGGCATCGTAGGCATTGCTTTCGTGGGGTTCTGGATTCTTGTCTTTTCGGGTCAGAAGACATGGTTTTCGGAACACCCGCCACTGCAAATCATCTCTGATATGGATGACCAATTCCGCGTTGACCCGTTGGAGGCCTCTCGCTTCTTTGCAGATCGTAGCTCCTTCCGCATACCACCTGAGCACACTGTCCCCCGAGATGCACGATCCTATCCGCTAGGACAGGCCGATGTCACGAAAGCGGAAGAGCTCTTCCCGCAGGCTCCATTCCCGGTGAACGACTATGTCCTTGCGTACGGCCGCAACCGCTATGACATTTTCTGCAGTCCATGCCACGGCGTGGATGGGAAAGGGAACGGACCTGTCGTCCAGCGTGGCTTCGTAGCTCCACCGGACCTAACCCGCCCGCAAGCACAAGCATACAGCGATGCTCGTATCTTCCATGTCATCAGTGCTGGGCAAAACATTATGCCCTCCTATGCGAGCAAGCTCGCCGAGCCAGAGCGCTGGGCGATTGTCTACTACATCCGCCAGCTCCAGCGGACGGCCAGCGGTGCTTCCGCTGCCCAGCTGTCAGTACCTGCACCACAGCATCAGTGA
- a CDS encoding quinol:cytochrome C oxidoreductase: MGSHPFVYEVPSLQGSRFVQTLQRIGTVLLVIGLLGTAFTAVLTPERLAPSYILGFFYVLSIAVTATLLSALLFLVRAGWSATVRRSIEFVAAPLPLLLLGLLPLAIAPGLFFHWIHELHAGDPIIASKGWFLNEPFLAARLILYGVAWAFMYCSVIGNSLRQDLAPEGDYTPTLRNFRRSALWVLVYALTFTFASVDLLMALEPHWYSTIFGVYSFAASFTATLSAVILLVVALREQGYLRDFVTDEHYHDLGKLLFAFCIFWAYIAFSQYMLIWYGNLPEETVYFLKRMGQGTWQIFGIFLPALRFVLPFVLLLRRDAKRNPRILVAAAIAVLLGHYVDIAWIVLPAFAPSLRWGWQEVGVLTAWLGVALLLVARQMQRVPAVAYRDPYFQESLHTVSG; encoded by the coding sequence ATGGGCAGCCACCCATTCGTTTACGAAGTGCCGAGTCTCCAAGGGAGTCGATTCGTGCAGACTCTGCAGCGCATAGGTACAGTCCTCTTGGTCATCGGACTGTTGGGAACTGCGTTTACTGCGGTACTAACACCCGAGCGGTTGGCACCGAGCTACATTCTCGGATTCTTCTACGTCCTCAGTATCGCAGTTACGGCTACCCTCCTAAGCGCTCTGCTCTTCTTAGTGAGGGCAGGGTGGAGCGCAACGGTACGCCGAAGCATAGAGTTCGTTGCAGCGCCCCTGCCTCTCTTGCTCTTAGGACTGCTCCCTCTTGCTATCGCTCCTGGTCTTTTCTTCCACTGGATTCACGAGCTCCATGCTGGCGATCCAATCATCGCTAGCAAGGGTTGGTTTCTCAACGAACCTTTCCTCGCTGCTCGACTGATACTCTACGGAGTTGCGTGGGCCTTCATGTACTGCTCTGTCATTGGGAACTCTCTCCGCCAAGACCTCGCTCCGGAAGGGGATTATACCCCGACACTCCGTAACTTCCGACGGTCAGCCCTCTGGGTACTTGTGTATGCTTTGACCTTTACCTTCGCCTCGGTTGATCTCCTGATGGCCCTTGAGCCGCACTGGTACAGCACTATCTTCGGCGTTTACAGCTTTGCGGCCAGCTTTACGGCCACTCTTTCTGCTGTTATCCTTCTCGTGGTCGCTTTGCGGGAGCAGGGGTATTTGCGAGACTTCGTGACAGACGAGCACTACCACGACTTAGGGAAGCTCCTCTTTGCGTTCTGCATTTTCTGGGCATACATCGCTTTCTCGCAGTACATGCTGATCTGGTACGGGAATCTGCCAGAAGAGACGGTCTACTTTCTCAAGCGAATGGGGCAAGGGACATGGCAGATCTTCGGCATTTTCTTGCCAGCATTACGCTTCGTCCTTCCCTTTGTCCTCTTACTACGGCGGGATGCAAAGAGGAATCCTCGCATCCTCGTAGCAGCGGCCATCGCCGTGCTGCTTGGCCATTACGTTGACATTGCCTGGATCGTGCTGCCAGCATTCGCTCCAAGCCTACGGTGGGGATGGCAGGAAGTAGGAGTGCTCACCGCATGGCTGGGCGTTGCACTCCTTTTAGTTGCCCGCCAGATGCAGCGTGTTCCTGCTGTCGCGTACCGTGATCCGTACTTCCAGGAGTCCCTCCACACCGTTTCTGGATGA
- a CDS encoding mechanosensitive ion channel family protein produces the protein MNPTEQTALSVLGAIGIAAGGWIADFILYRFLKGVARRTQWWWGNAIAESLRRTLFASTIVVAVFWLVRWITLPASLILIMDRVLLVAGIGIATVALLRFAIRAVRHWLHATDSGLPAVSILVNVVRLGIIIVAALIVLQVLGIPIAPLLTALGIGGLALALALQDTLSNLFAGLHILAARQVRPGDFVRLDTGHEGVVEDVNWRNTTIRTLGNNVVIIPNSRLANAVLVNYRVPEPELSVTVPIQVAYGSDLELVERVTLEVARGVQQEVEGAVREFQPLVRLQEFTDYGIRLLVILRAEKAEDQYLLRHEFLKRLLVAYRSAGIEIPFPTHRVTGDLQVSWSPREFPLGTA, from the coding sequence ATGAATCCCACAGAGCAGACTGCTCTGAGCGTTTTAGGGGCCATAGGAATAGCGGCAGGTGGGTGGATCGCCGATTTCATCCTCTACCGCTTCCTTAAAGGAGTGGCTCGACGGACACAGTGGTGGTGGGGAAATGCGATAGCAGAGTCCCTTCGGAGGACACTGTTTGCTAGTACCATAGTCGTCGCAGTCTTCTGGCTTGTCCGGTGGATCACGTTACCGGCATCGCTCATCCTGATCATGGACAGGGTCCTCTTAGTAGCAGGCATTGGAATTGCTACTGTCGCGTTGCTACGCTTTGCGATTCGTGCCGTACGCCATTGGCTCCATGCTACCGACAGTGGATTGCCAGCTGTTTCCATCCTGGTCAACGTTGTACGCCTGGGGATCATTATCGTTGCAGCTCTAATTGTGCTCCAGGTACTTGGGATCCCGATTGCACCGTTGCTAACAGCACTCGGAATTGGTGGACTAGCGTTAGCCTTAGCACTGCAGGACACGCTCTCCAACCTCTTCGCTGGGCTTCACATATTAGCAGCCCGACAAGTTCGTCCAGGTGATTTCGTTCGGCTAGATACTGGGCATGAAGGGGTAGTGGAAGACGTCAACTGGCGCAACACCACGATCCGAACATTAGGCAACAACGTGGTGATCATCCCGAATAGTCGCCTTGCCAATGCTGTGCTCGTCAACTACCGAGTCCCAGAGCCGGAACTCTCGGTGACCGTTCCGATTCAAGTAGCTTACGGCAGCGATCTGGAACTCGTCGAAAGGGTGACCTTAGAAGTGGCACGTGGGGTTCAGCAGGAGGTCGAGGGCGCCGTGAGGGAGTTCCAGCCACTCGTTCGCCTTCAGGAGTTCACCGACTATGGTATCCGGCTGCTCGTCATCTTACGTGCTGAGAAGGCAGAAGACCAGTATCTCTTACGCCATGAATTCTTGAAGCGCCTCCTGGTTGCATATCGCTCGGCAGGGATTGAAATACCGTTTCCTACGCATCGCGTTACTGGGGACCTGCAGGTGAGCTGGTCTCCTAGGGAGTTTCCACTTGGAACTGCGTAG